The following proteins come from a genomic window of Hydractinia symbiolongicarpus strain clone_291-10 chromosome 2, HSymV2.1, whole genome shotgun sequence:
- the LOC130629840 gene encoding ATP-dependent RNA helicase glh-2-like — MVNNKPVDAPCKNGVVTALWKLYAKPNASVENISDTVETIMFAGNKFVGVKLGGIKFGGIKFGGIKFGGIKFGGIKFGGINFAGIKFGGINFAGIKFGGIKFGGIKFGGIKFGGIKFASIKFAGIKFGGIKFGGIKFASIKFAGIKFGGIKFGGIKFGGINFAGIKFGGINFAGIKFGGIKFGGIKFGGIKFGGIKFGGIKFGGIKFGGIKFGGINFAGIKFGGINFAGIKFGGIKFGGIKFGGIKFGGINFAGIKFGGINFAGIKFASIKFAGIKFGGIKFGGIKFGGINFAGIKFGGINFAGIKFGGINFAGIKFGGIKFGGIKFAGIKFGGIKFGGILDNNYPSFTFYCCCRSLAAVRPCL; from the exons ATGGTTAATAACAAACCTGTGGATGCACCCTGTAAAAATGGCGTGGTAACAGCCCTATGGAAATTATATGCGAAACCAAATGCCAGTGTTGAAAACATAAGTGATACTGTTGAAACAATCATG TTTGCTGGTAATAAGTTTGTTGGTGTTAAGCTTGGTGGTATTAAGTTTGGTGGTATTAAGTTTGGTGGTATTAAGTTTGGTGGTATTAAGTTTGGTGGTATTAAGTTTGGTGGTATTAATTTTGCTGGTATTAAGTTTGGTGGTATTAATTTTGCTGGTATTAAGTTTGGTGGTATTAAGTTTGGTGGTATTAAGTTTGGTGGTATTAAGTTTGGTGGTATTAAGTTTGCTAGTATTAAGTTTGCTGGTATTAAGTTTGGTGGTATTAAGTTTGGTGGTATTAAGTTTGCTAGTATTAAGTTTGCTGGTATTAAGTTTGGTGGTATTAAGTTTGGTGGTATTAAGTTTGGTGGTATTAATTTTGCTGGTATTAAGTTTGGTGGTATTAATTTTGCTGGTATTAAGTTTGGTGGTATTAAGTTTGgtggaattaagtttggtggtaTTAAGTTTGGTGGTATTAAGTTTGgtggaattaagtttggtggtaTTAAATTTGGTGGTATTAAGTTTGGTGGTATTAATTTTGCTGGTATTAAGTTTGGTGGTATTAATTTTGCTGGTATTAAGTTTGGTGGTATTAAGTTTGGTGGTATTAAGTTTGGTGGTATTAAGTTTGGTGGTATTAATTTTGCTGGTATTAAGTTTGGTGGTATTAATTTTGCTGGTATTAAGTTTGCTAGTATTAAGTTTGCTGGTATTAAGTTTGGTGGTATTAAGTTTGGTGGTATTAAGTTTGGTGGTATTAATTTTGCTGGTATTAAGTTTGGTGGTATTAATTTTGCTGGTATTAAGTTTGGTGGTATTAATTTTGCTGGTATTAAGTTTGGTGGTATTAAGTTTGGTGGAATTAAGTTTGCTGGTATTAAGTTTGGTGGTATTAAGTTTGGTGGTATTTTAGATAACAACTACCCCTCTTTcactttttattgttgttgccgCTCCCTTGCAGCTGTTCGTCCCTGTCTCTAA